The genomic region GACATGTGAACGGAGTAAGATAAGCTGACCATTCAGCGAAACAAGGCAATCAGGGGGCGGTTACAAAAAGGTTACCTTGCTCACAAAAAAAGCCGTAGAACCCTATTTTGTAAAAAAGAAGACTTAAACAATAAAACGATGGAGCCGATAACTTTAAAATGGGGAAAGAGACGCTTTCCTTCACGTTGCTTTTTATTTTTAGAAATTTCCCTTGCATTTTAGAATCTATTTTTATATTTTAATTGAAATTTTTGCTAACACCCAGTTAAGGATATTCTGAATGATGAAGAAAACTATTCTGCACGGAACGTTCATTTCATTGTTTTTTCTATTTATTTTTGTTGGTTGTGCAGGAACGCGAAAGAATGCGCCGTCAAGGGAAGCGGCTATTCAAAAAAAGGAGCAAAGTAAGGTACTCCGCTATCTAAAAAACAACCCGAATGATCCGCTGGCGTATTTTCAGTTAGCAAAATTGTCCTATCAGGGAAACAACTATTCTCAAGCGCTTGTTTATTTGGATTCCACCCTCAGCAAGAACCCCGATTACCAGCCCGCCTATTTGTTGAAAGGCAAAACACTTTGTCAGCTGGAAGAATACAAACAGGCCTGTTCGGCATTTGTTCGTTTACTGGAGCAGGATTCGGAGGGTCTGTATGTCAGAGAAGTGGGTGGAACGGTGGGCATTCTTTACAAAATTTCTCAGCTAACCAAAGGCGATTTCAATGACGCCAGTCCGCATTTTATGCCGGACGGCAGTCAGATACTCTTTCAATCGGATCGAAAGGGCAATTGGGATATTTTTTCAATGAACCCAATGGGCGGAAATATTTTGGGGGTTGTGGTCGATTCGATGAATCAGGAATTTCCGGTTCCGGCACCCGCCGGCGATTGGGTGTACTACACACAGAATCAGGGCGCCGAAACCAAATTCCGGGATATCTACCGTGTGCAGCCCTCTTCCGGGAAAAGGGAAAAGGTTGTGAGTGGGTTATCCGACGATTGGTATCCTGCACCCGATGCCAACCAGGTATTTTTTGTGTCCAACCGTCTTTTCCCGGAACGGGATTCTCTGACGTCCATTTTCAAGCAAACTCTGAGTAAGGATGAACCCCCCGTATCCCTTTTCCCAAACGGTATTTATGCGGCTCCCTCGGTAAATGAAAAGACGGGGAAACTTTTATTCACGAAGAAGGAAAACGGCTATTTTCATCTTTTTGAGGCTGATTTTTCCGGCAAACATATGAAGGCTCTGGGGGAAGAACCCTTTAATTACGGAAATCCCTGTTTTTCACCGGATGGAAAAAGAGTGGTCTTTTTCAGCAATCAACACAAAAATTACGATATCTATTTAAAAGATCTCCAGACGGGAAATGTTTTACGTCTCACTCATTTTAAGGGATACGACATGAATCCAGTTTTTTCTCCGGACGGTTCCAAAATAGTCTTTCATTCAAACCGGGACGGTCATTTTCACATCTATGAAATCAATTTAAATCTTCCTGTCTCCCGCGGTGAACTGTTGGACCAATTGAGGCGGCTCGCGATCACATTGGAATAAACGGCATCGCGGTTGTCCTAACCTACAAATTCAGTGTATTCCAATCGAAAATATAACAAAGGTGAACTCCATCTAATAGGATTACAACATTCGGAAAATAAAGAGGATAAAGTGAAAGCTCTGCTGGTTTTAGAAGATTCAATGGTTTTTGAGGGGAAGTCGTTTGGTACGTCTGGAGAAGCCGTTGGAGAAGTGGTTTTCAATACCGGAATGGTTGGCTATCAGGAGATTCTGACGGATCCGTCTTATAAGGGCCAACTGGTTACCATGACGTATCCGCATATTGGCAACACCGGAATTAATTCTGAAGATCACGAATCGATTCGTGCGTGGCTGGGGGGATTTATTGTTCACGAATATTCGAAATCCGTTAGCAGCTGGCGCTCGGAGGAGGACCTGGACTCCTTTCTGAAGCGATCGAATGTGGTGGGAATCGAAGGCGTCGATACCCGTCAGCTCACACGGCATATTCGGGATAAGGGGGCCATGCGGGGGATTATTTCCACGCGCACAACGGATATTCAGGCACTCATCCGAAAGGTGCGGCAATCGCCGGAAATGCTGGGCCGTGATTTGGTTCAACATGTAACCTGCAAAAAGCCGTATGTATTTAGACCAAACCCCGAAGAATATGAAATTAAGGAGTTTATGAAAAATCCGGCCATTGATTCCCGCCTCAATTTGGTGGTGGTGGATTTTGGGGTTAAGTGGAATATTCTAAGAAATTTACATTACAATGGATTTCGGGTTACGGTTGTTCCGGCGTTTACGGCGGTTGAGGAAATTCTTGAGAGAAATCCCGATGGTGTGTTTTTATCAAACGGGCCCGGGGATCCGGCTGCGGTGACTTACGGCATTCGGATTGCCAAAAGTCTGGCAGGGAAAAAGCCGCTCATGGGAATCTGTCTTGGGCATCAGATTCTTTCTCTGGCCCTGGGTGCCCAAACCTACAAAATGAAATTCGGGCATCACGGCATTAACCATCCGGTGAAGAATGTGAAAACCGGACGAGTGGAAATTACTTCTCAAAACCACGGGTTTGCTGTGGACCCCAAAAGTTTTCAAAAGGGAATGGTGGAAGTGACCCACATCAGCCTAAATGACGGGACGCTGGAGGGATTTCGCCATAAGGAGCTTCCTCTTCTTGCAATTCAGTACCACCCGGAAGCGGGGCCCGGGCCGCACGATTCCCGGTATTTATTCGGTGATTTTCGGAAGATGATTACAAAAGACGCGAGATAACAGCGTTTGAAAGTTGGTTTCTAAAAATGTGCCCACGAATTTCACGAATAATCAGATCTTAATTTTTGTGAAACTGTTTTTTCGGCAGTCGAAAGGATTATGTATTGTAAATCGAGCAAAAACAAGATAATATCTAATATAAAGAAATAGGCGTTAAATCTTACGGATAGTTTCCCCGGGAGGAAGTGTTTTGCCAAAACGTACGGACATTCAAAAAATTCTCATTGTTGGATCGGGACCCATTATCATTGGTCAGGCCTGCGAATTTGACTATTCAGGAACACAGGCCGTAAAGGCCCTGAAGGAAGAAGGCTACGAGGTAGTTCTGGTGAACAGCAATCCGGCCACCATTATGACCGACCCCGAACTGGCCCATCGAACCTACATTGAACCCATCACTCCAAAATTTGTGAAAAAAATTATTGAGCGCGAGCGTCCTGATGCTCTGCTTTCCACAATGGGGGGGCAGACGGGCCTGAATGTGGCCGTGGCTCTGGCGGAGGACGGCACCCTGGAATCCTACGGCGTGGAGCTTATCGGGGCCAAACTGGAGGCCATCCATCGCGCGGAAGATCGGGAACAGTTTAAAAAAACCATTGAGTCTATTGGATTGGAAATGCCCCGGGGCGGATTTGCTCACTCCAAAGAAGAAGCCTTTGAAATTGCCAGGGATTTGGATTTTCCGATTATAATTCGGCCCTCGTTTACACTGGGTGGAACCGGGGGAAGCATCGTTTATAATCGACTCGAATTTGAAAAGCAGATTGAGTGGGGACTGCAGAACAGTCCCATTCAGGAGATTCTGGTCGAGGAATCCATCATTGGCTGGAAGGAATACGAGCTGGAGGTGATGCGCGACCTGAACGATAATGTGGTCATCATTTGCTCGATTGAAAATTTTGATCCGATGGGAATTCACACGGGAGACAGCATTACCGTGGCTCCGGCGCAAACCTTGACTGATCGGGAATACCAGAAGCTGCGT from Calditrichota bacterium harbors:
- the carA gene encoding glutamine-hydrolyzing carbamoyl-phosphate synthase small subunit; this translates as MKALLVLEDSMVFEGKSFGTSGEAVGEVVFNTGMVGYQEILTDPSYKGQLVTMTYPHIGNTGINSEDHESIRAWLGGFIVHEYSKSVSSWRSEEDLDSFLKRSNVVGIEGVDTRQLTRHIRDKGAMRGIISTRTTDIQALIRKVRQSPEMLGRDLVQHVTCKKPYVFRPNPEEYEIKEFMKNPAIDSRLNLVVVDFGVKWNILRNLHYNGFRVTVVPAFTAVEEILERNPDGVFLSNGPGDPAAVTYGIRIAKSLAGKKPLMGICLGHQILSLALGAQTYKMKFGHHGINHPVKNVKTGRVEITSQNHGFAVDPKSFQKGMVEVTHISLNDGTLEGFRHKELPLLAIQYHPEAGPGPHDSRYLFGDFRKMITKDAR
- the carB gene encoding carbamoyl-phosphate synthase large subunit, which translates into the protein MPKRTDIQKILIVGSGPIIIGQACEFDYSGTQAVKALKEEGYEVVLVNSNPATIMTDPELAHRTYIEPITPKFVKKIIERERPDALLSTMGGQTGLNVAVALAEDGTLESYGVELIGAKLEAIHRAEDREQFKKTIESIGLEMPRGGFAHSKEEAFEIARDLDFPIIIRPSFTLGGTGGSIVYNRLEFEKQIEWGLQNSPIQEILVEESIIGWKEYELEVMRDLNDNVVIICSIENFDPMGIHTGDSITVAPAQTLTDREYQKLRDASIKIIRAVGVETGGSNIQFGMDPRSGRLLVIEMNPRVSRSSALASKATGFPIAKIAAKLAVGLTLDEIPNDITKKTPAAFEPTLDYVVVKIPRWDFEKFPTANAKLGTQMKSVGEAMSIGRTF